In a single window of the Brachionichthys hirsutus isolate HB-005 chromosome 18, CSIRO-AGI_Bhir_v1, whole genome shotgun sequence genome:
- the bahd1 gene encoding bromo adjacent homology domain-containing 1 protein, which yields MVKAQRSQPVKCQKLCKEKGSKERGGSVEKGRRRTNELRGKKKKDKKPRHRRRKKTLGADDGEALDCCVLLTRLEAKGVAGKEKSVPKAGSQKSTKVKKAPCSSSSQRRTKYGLKKASTANQRALVPKMHQSDALLLLPTPEFEPRRRRMASLNAEAVNSLLLYREDSLASNLTKKRQPTREDPVNEGLAKTEHKAYKTSKAPPGGKVDRKRVQTQRRPAAEAQDIDWLALFAPTPRRQAGLTAATLLKLNSSAYGFKRQRKAESKPLSESDAAASTGEVSSKPLCGDATLTKRTTHTKHEGRLKHRKQGTEDPLHSQRGSVTQGCCSSRKKSEALDPEWKSATRGEECLKRALHCSSSPGYSLKAVKEEQVEADVSSCYCCSQETCVKYCHRLALILEDKTSKESEEGSLPEVFHHHHHHHHHHHHHHLQPPHAIGHPATITISPHSYTCFPGYYVHFSHPDDPASAIPPLTLCSRSSKRPKLLPSTGPQPSEITHPVYCCTSVGTCYGEPRRTNGYSSYTSVIPAVARGRCSRSECGHCIKRDDYPSAVTAHHSPSSTPICPSPRVLTGCPVPTVPPAGQSVPHVQTPLSDPSQPQPLLQVAKECPRSAKSPSGSRSGARGAGIISSAVCPLSREKTQKLSSTGARERAVARQPRNGRQKATNGWKPVGLPFQKEVFSVGEDAMVLRTCFEGVQRNGDLIRVRDTVLLKSGPRKKALPYVAKVSALWEEPESGELMMSLFWYYRPEHTQGGRNPSVHCENEIFASRHQDVNSVACIEDRCYVLTLAQYCRFCALVKYRRDGARGGAASLVVPHIVGNAMPSHHCVPDDVDPELVFFCRHVYDFRYGRLLKNLQ from the exons ATGGTAAAAGCTCAGCGGAGCCAGCCTGTGAAATGCCAGAAGCTGTGCAAGGAAAAGGGAagcaaggagagaggaggcagtGTGGAAAAGGGGAGACGGAGGACGAATGAGCttagaggaaagaaaaagaaggataAGAAGCCGAGACATCGCCGTAGGAAGAAGACACTGGGGGCGGATGATGGAGAGGCACTGGACTGTTGCGTCCTGCTCACCCGTCTGGAAGCCAAAGGAGTCGCTGGTAAGGAAAAGTCTGTACCAAAAGCTGGGAGTCAAAAGAGCACGAAAGTCAAAAAAGCACCGTGCTCCAGCTCCAGTCAGAGGCGGACCAAATATGGACTTAAAAAAGCTTCCACAGCCAATCAGCGAGCTCTGGTACCAAAAATGCACCAATCTGACGCCTTGCTCCTGTTGCCCACTCCTGAGTTTGAGCCCCGGCGGCGGAGAATGGCGTCTCTGAACGCCGAGGCTGTCAACAGCTTGCTGCTCTACAGAGAGGATTCGCTCGCATCAAATCTCACAAAGAAGAGGCAGCCTACTCGCGAGGATCCTGTGAATGAGGGTCTCGCTAAAACTGAACATAAAGCTTATAAAACCAGCAAGGCTCCTCCGGGAGGGAAAGTGGACCGAAAGAGGGTTCAAACCCAGAGGCGGCCGGCGGCAGAGGCCCAGGACATCGACTGGTTGGCATTGTTTGCGCCAACGCCACGACGTCAGGCAGGCCTCACTGCCGCAACGCTGCTGAAACTCAACAGTTCTGCGTATGGATTTAAACGACAAAGGAAGGCAGAGTCCAAGCCGTTGAGTGAGTCTGACGCAGCGGCGTCGACGGGCGAGGTCAGCAGCAAGCCGCTGTGTGGAGACGCAACTCTGACCAAAAGGACAACACATACCAAACATGAGGGTCGACTAAAGCACAGGAAACAGGGTACAGAGGATCCGCTTCATTCCCAACGGGGTTCTGTCACTCAGGGGTGCTGCAGCTCGCGTAAAAAAAGCGAGGCTCTGGATCCAGAGTGGAAGAGCGCcacgagaggagaggagtgccTCAAGCGCGCGCTCCACTGTTCCTCTTCGCCGGGATACTCCTTGAAAGcggtgaaagaggagcaggtggAGGCCGACGTGTCTTCATGCTACTGCTGCTCTCAGGAGACGTGTGTCAAGTACTGTCACAGGCTGGCCCTCATCCTGGAGGACAAGACCTCCAAGGAATCAGAGGAGGGCTCGCTGCCTGAGGTgttccaccaccaccaccaccaccaccaccatcatcatcaccaccacctgcagcccccccacgCCATTGGACACCCAGCGACCATAACAATCAGCCCGCACTCGTACACGTGTTTCCCTGGCTACTACGTACACTTCAGCCACCCGGATGACCCCGCTTCTGCCATACCGCCCCTCACTTTGTGCTCAAGAAGCAGCAAGAGGCCCAAGCTGCTTCCCAGCACTGGCCCGCAGCCCTCAGAGATTACCCATCCGGTGTACTGCTGCACCTCGGTGGGGACTTGCTACGGCGAGCCCCGCCGGACCAACGGGTACTCTTCGTACACCAGTGTGATTCCGGCCGTCGCCAGAGGAAGGTGCTCCCGCAGCGAATGCGGCCACTGCATCAAACGAG ACGACTATCCATCAGCCGTCACCGCCCACCACAgtccctcctccacccccaTCTGTCCCAGCCCCAGAGTCCTCACTGGCTGCCCTGTTCCCACCGTGCCTCCAGCCGGCCAATCAGTGCCCCACGTCCAGACTCCTCTGTCCGACCCCAGCCAACCACAGCCTTTGCTGCAGGTGGCGAAAGAGTGTCCACGGAGTGCCAAGTCACCCAGCGGGTCAAGGTCTGGCGCCCGCGGCGCGGGCATCATCAGCTCCGCTGTCTGCCCTCTCAGCAGGGAAAAGACACAGAAGCTCAGCTCCACCGGTGCCAGAGAGCGAGCGGTTGCCAGGCAGCCGAGGAACGGCCGCCAAAAAGCCACCAATGGCTGGAAGCCAGTTGGCCTTCCATTCCAAAAGGAGGTCTTCTCAGTG GGAGAGGACGCGATGGTTTTGAGGACATGTTTTGAGGGAGTCCAGAGGAACGGGGATCTGATTCGGGTCAGAGATACTGTTCTGCTGAAATCTGGACCCAGGAAGAAGGCTCTGCCTTATGTGGCCAAGGTCTCGGCCCTGTGGGAAGAGCCAGAATCAG gagAGCTCATGATGAGTTTGTTTTGGTACTACCgtccagaacacacacagggtgGACGCAACCCCAGTGTGCATTGTGAG AATGAGATCTTCGCATCTCGTCATCAGGATGTAAACAGCGTGGCCTGTATTGAAGACAGGTGTTACGTCCTAACGTTGGCACAGTATTGCCG
- the ivd gene encoding isovaleryl-CoA dehydrogenase, mitochondrial: MFAVRNALRLTSRLSFPSLARRGCAGASIPVDDVVNGLSDDQIELRQTVRKFFADKLAPYADEIDKNNEFPGMRKFWKEMGEMGLLGITAPVADGGTGLGYLEHILVLEEMSRVSAAIALSYGAHSNLCVNQMVRHGNEEQKEKYMPKLLTGEHVGALAMSEPNAGSDVVSMRMKAEKQGDYYVLNGNKFWITNGPDADVLIVYAKTDPKAHQKGITAFIIEKGMPGFSTAQKLDKLGMRGSNTCELVFEDCKVPAKNILGPKNEGVYVLMSGLDLERLVLASGPIGIMQAVIDVAIPYLHVREAFGQKIGQFQLMQGKMADMYTRLSSCRQYLYNVARACDKGHFNAMDCAGVILYCAENATQVALDGIQCLGGNGYINDYPVGRFLRDAKLYEIGAGTSEVRRLVIGRTFNSMFK, from the exons ATGTTCGCCGTCAGAAACGCGCTGCGTCTGACCTCGAGATTATCCTTCCCTTCGCTGGCGCGGCGAGGATGCGCCGGGGCATCGATCCCAGTGGACGACGTGGTGAACGGGCTGAGCGACGATCAGATCGAg TTGAGGCAGACAGTCCGGAAATTCTTTGCAGATAAACTCGCTCCTTACGCCGATGAGATTGACAAGAACAATGAGTTTCCAGGAATGCGG AAATTTTGGAAAGAAATGGGGGAGATGGGACTCCTTGGTATCACTGCTCCAG TGGCGGATGGTGGAACGGGACTCGGCTACCTCGAGCATATCCTTGTGTTGGAGGAAATGTCGCGAGTGTCGGCGGCCATCGCTCTCAGTTACGGCGCCCACTCTAACCTCTGCGTCAACCAGATGGTGCGCCATGGCAACGAGGAGCAAAAGGAGAAGTACATGCCAAAG TTATTGACAGGAGAGCATGTCGGCGCTCTGGCCATGAGTGAGCCCAATGCTGGTTCGGATGTTGTTTCCATGAGAATGAAAGCTGAGAAGCAAG GCGACTACTATGTTCTGAATGGCAACAAGTTCTGGATCACAAATGGCCCAGACGCTGATGTCCTTATTGTTTATGCAAAGACGGACCCTAAGGCCCATCAAAAAGGCATCACAGCGTTTATTATTGAAAAG ggAATGCCAGGCTTCTCTACTGCACAGAAGCTCGACAAGCTGGGCATGAGGGGATCCAACACCTGCGAGTTGGTCTTTGAAGACTGCAAAGTCCCag CAAAAAACATTCTTGGTCCAAAGAACGAAGGCGTTTACGTATTGATGAGCGGATTGGATCTGGAGAGATTGGTGCTCGCATCAGGACCCATCGG CATCATGCAAGCCGTCATAGACGTTGCCATCCCCTACCTTCATGTCAGAGAAGCGTTCGGGCAGAAGATCGGGCAATTTCAG CTGATGCAAGGCAAGATGGCTGACATGTACACCAGGCTCAGCTCCTGCCGGCAGTATTTGTACAATGTTGCCCGGGCTTGTGACAAAGGACACTTTAATGCAATG GACTGTGCTGGAGTGATCCTATACTGTGCGGAGAACGCCACCCAGGTTGCTTTGGATGGCATTCAGTGTTTAG GAGGGAACGGCTACATCAACGATTACCCCGTGGGGCGATTCCTGCGAGACGCGAAGCTGTATGAAATCGGCGCCGGCACAAGCGAAGTTCGGCGGCTCGTTATTGGACGAACCTTCAATTCCATGTTCAAATAG
- the itpka gene encoding inositol-trisphosphate 3-kinase A translates to MDARSVPQVTLTPDGCGTSRVVLQEDWEGARNGPLRRKLSNSSVSSTGSSAGGESEDDLLSDSESKSKGLVTLEHLVEAEDSRPPWWKLKTMVQWPFSATQRKKVSWVQLAGHKGNFKAAEEGTILKKLSENEMQCFEKLRDDALLPFVPGYRGVVEKDGESFVRMTDLLSSFDLPNVMDCKMGVRTYLEEELVRARERPRPREDLYRKMVEVESDGPTPEEHSQRGVTKPRYMQWRETMSSTHTMGFRIEGIKVAGAY, encoded by the exons ATGGACGCGCGCTCCGTACCGCAGGTCACCCTCACCCCGGACGGCTGCGGGACCTCCAGGGTGGTGCTGCAGGAAGACTGGGAAGGTGCGAGGAACGGGCCCCTGCGCAGAAAGCTATCCaactcctccgtctcctccacgGGATCCTCCGCCGGGGGGGAGTCCGAGGACGACCTGCTGAGTGACAGTGAGAGCAAAAGCAAAGGGCTCGTTACTCTGGAGCAtctggtggaggctgaagac AGCAGACCGCCATGGTGGAAGCTGAAGACGATGGTCCAGTGGCCCTTCAGTGCTACCCAGAGGAAAAAAGTGAGCTGGGTTCAGCTCGCAGGGCATAAAG GCAATTTCAAAGCAGCAGAAGAGGGCACCATCCTGAAAAAGCTATCAGAAAATGAGATGCAGTGTTTCGAGAAGCTGAGGGACGACGCGCTGCTCCCGTTTGTGCCTGGTTACCGTGGCGTCGTAGAAAAAGACGGAGAGTCCTTCGTTCGTATGACTGACCTGCTGTCAAGCTTCGATCTTCCAAATGTGATGGACTGCAAGATGGGAGTGAG GACGTACTTGGAGGAGGAGCTCGTTCGGGCGCGTGAACGGCCAAGGCCGAGGGAGGACCTGTACAGGAAAatggtggaggtggagagcGACGGGCCGACTCCTGAGGAGCATTCCCAGCGAGGGGTCACCAAACCTCGCTACATGCAGTGGAGGGAAACCATGAGCTCCACCCACACCATGGGATTCAGGATAGAAGGGATCAAGGTAGCGGGAGCTTATTAA
- the LOC137907743 gene encoding Krueppel-like factor 11 yields MPARNIIEMESNGMERVGRCRSRAKRKRHDSDHSSSGGSPGLEYTDLEAAEALVCMSSWGRNHFLNGNRPTACKARPLTPASDSCDSLLPPEPPEPPKDFVSLSSLCITPPHSPSAAETSAHQSSSGLAASSQQRGSGLRPPVPAPAADETPPLRRAMVTSVIRHTADGTPCRHIPVAPNLAKTGGSAAAPVVCQRSTLPSPPPVTPAERRASPSRLCSDSFFSSPAHVSPKTSNSPPAPIAPATLSLHSIASPQIICRMFPVSSSQSGIISAFLPGAVQASDQNAASVLPQQASANAAPVQRSLIVGSAVPQGTVMLVLPQSSMSHAPHFQQSVVTLGNTKLLPLAPAPVYMPAAPTAGTAATKMDFSRRRNYACNFPSCKKTYFKSSHLKAHLRTHTGEKPFGCSWDGCDKRFARSDELSRHRRTHTGEKKFACPVCERRFMRSDHLTKHARRHMTAKKIPSWQADVRSLSKMAPGKTTPSKPSYF; encoded by the exons ATGCCAGCGAGAAATATTATAGAGATGGAGTCAAATGGG ATGGAGCGTGTGGGTCGCTGTCGGTCCCGTGCGAAGAGAAAGAGGCACGACAGCGACCATTCTTCCTCCGGTGGGTCCCCTGGGCTCGAGTACACAGATCTGGAGGCCGCTGAAGCGTTGGTGTGCATGAGCTCTTGGGGCCGGAACCATTTCCTCAACGGCAACAGGCCGACCGCCTGCAAGGCCAGACCTCTCACCCCGGCTTCGGACTCTTGTGATTCCCTCTTGCCACCGGAACCTCCGGAGCCGCCAAAGGACTTTGTGTCGCTCTCTTCTTTG TGTATAACCCCCCCTCACAGCCCCAGCGCCGCTGAGACCTCGGCGCACCAATCGAGCTCCGGCTTGGCTGCGTCCTCGCAACAACGTGGGTCTGGACTCCGACCTCCCGTCCCGGCGCCGGCCGCTGACGAGACGCCGCCGCTCCGCAGGGCCATGGTGACCAGCGTCATCCGTCACACTGCAGACGGCACCCCCTGCCGACACATTCCTGTGGCCCCCAATCTAGCAAAAACCGGCGGCAGCGCGGCGGCTCCGGTGGTCTGTCAGCGCAGCACgcttccgtctcctcctcctgtcacgCCTGCAGAGCGCCGCGCGTCTCCTTCGCGGCTCTGTTCGGacagttttttttccagccCCGCTCACGTCAGTCCCAAAACGTCCAACAGCCCCCCCGCTCCCATCGCTCCGGCAACGCTGTCCCTGCATTCCATCGCCAGCCCTCAAATCATCTGCCGGATGTTTCCCGTCAGCAGCAGTCAATCGGGTATAATCTCGGCCTTCTTGCCCGGGGCGGTTCAGGCATCCGATCAGAACGCCGCATCCGTCCTCCCCCAGCAGGCCTCGGCTAATGCTGCCCCCGTCCAGCGGTCCCTCATCGTGGGCTCAGCTGTGCCCCAGGGCACGGTGATGCTGGTTCTCCCTCAGTCCTCCATGTCTCATGCCCCTCACTTCCAGCAGTCTGTCGTGACCCTGGGGAACACCAAGTTGCTACCTCTGGCTCCAGCCCCCGTTTATATGCCGGCCGCCCCCACTGCCGGGACAGCAGCTACCAAAATGGACTTCTCACGACGGAGAAACTACGCCTGCAACTTCCCCAGCTGTAAGAAGACCTATTTTAAGAGCTCGCACCTCAAGGCTcacctgaggacacacacag GTGAGAAGCCATTCGGCTGCAGCTGGGACGGCTGCGATAAGAGGTTTGCCCGCTCGGACGAGCTTTCCCGTCACCGGCGAACACACACCGGCGAGAAGAAGTTTGCCTGTCCAGTGTGCGAGCGGAGATTCATGCGCAGCGATCACCTCACCAAACACGCGCGACGTCATATGACCGCAAAGAAAATTCCTTCCTGGCAGGCTGACGTTCGGAGCCTGAGCAAAATGGCTCCGGGAAAAACGACGCCTTCTAAACCGA GCTATTTTTAG